In one window of Eleutherodactylus coqui strain aEleCoq1 chromosome 10, aEleCoq1.hap1, whole genome shotgun sequence DNA:
- the SLC31A2 gene encoding protein SLC31A2: MQMHFIFSDNVTLLFDFWTVQTLAGLMLSFMVVLLLTILYEISKVWKSNLLTRVLQTLPVTPDSAFCPPLLSDTEADLPSTSDTSLTPDPLGETPPAVQFSSSSCRWWFLHSSLALLHTAQVFLGYVLMLCVMSYNVAIFLAVVLGSALGYYVAFPLLARYPKPHSL, translated from the exons ATGCAG ATGCATTTTATTTTCTCGGACAACGTGACCCTCTTGTTTGACTTCTGGACGGTCCAGACCCTGGCAG GTCTCATGCTGTCATTCATGGTCGTTCTGCTCCTCACCATCCTCTATGAGATTTCAAAGGTGTGGAAGTCCAACCTTCTCACCAGGGTTCTCCAGACGCTGCCTGTAACGCCAGATTCTGCATTTTGTCCCCCACTCCTCTCGGACACAGAGGCGGACTTACCGTCAACTTCTGACACCTCGCTCACTCCTGATCCTTTGGGGGAGACCCCTCCAGCGGTGCAGTTCTCTTCTTCATCCTGTCG GTGGTGGTTCCTGCACTCCTCTCTCGCCCTCCTGCACACAGCCCAGGTTTTCCTCGGATACGTGTTGATGTTGTGCGTCATGTCCTACAATGTTGCCATCTTTCTAGCCGTTGTTCTTGGCTCTGCCCTTGGATACTACGTGGCGTTTCCTCTTCTTGCTAGATACCCAAAGCCTCACAGTTTATAG